Proteins encoded together in one Miscanthus floridulus cultivar M001 chromosome 16, ASM1932011v1, whole genome shotgun sequence window:
- the LOC136514277 gene encoding GDSL esterase/lipase At5g45910-like isoform X1: protein MALTPVIFLLALCLSSVVSSSSAGSPRLNFTSMFTLGDSYIDTGNFVIMAAPVIPVWIDKPPYGMTFFGRPTGRTSDGRAIIDFMAKAFGLPFLPASLGNSSDVSRGVNFAVGGATAIDVGFFERNKLVPFKLLNNSLDVQLGWFEDLRPSICNTTERSCGECFSKSLFVVGEFGVNDYTFILMANKTKSQVMAFVPKVVRTIASAVERLIVRDGAAHVVVPGNPPIGCSPALLTLLRPRSPSAAADYDRIGCLRGVNDVARHHNALLHAAVGGLRAKHPKATIIFADFYTPVRQILENPSQFGVVSDVLKACCGTGGAYNWNASAVCGMPGVADCANPSAYVNWDGVHFTEAVNRYVAEGWLYGPYADPPILKAMRP from the exons ATGGCGCTCACGCCTGTCATCTTCCTCCTGGCATTGTGTCTCTCAAGCGTGGTGAGCAGCTCATCTGCAGGCTCGCCACGCCTCAACTTCACCTCCATGTTCACCCTTGGGGACTCGTACATCGACACCGGCAACTTCGTGATCATGGCGGCACCGGTGATCCCGGTGTGGATCGACAAGCCTCCCTACGGCATGACCTTCTTCGGCCGCCCCACAGGGCGCACCAGCGACGGAAGGGCCATCATAGATTTCATGG CCAAGGCGTTTGGGCTCCCGTTCCTCCCGGCTTCACTTGGGAACAGCTCGGACGTCTCGCGGGGCGTCAACTTCGCCGTGGGCGGCGCGACGGCGATCGACGTGGGCTTCTTCGAGAGGAACAAGCTGGTGCCGTTCAAGCTGCTGAACAACTCGCTGGACGTGCAGCTGGGCTGGTTCGAGGACCTCAGGCCGTCCATTTGCAACACCACGGAAA GGTCTTGTGGGGAATGTTTCAGCAAATCGCTCTTCGTCGTCGGGGAGTTTGGAGTGAACGACTACACCTTCATTCTGATGGCGAACAAGACCAAATCCCAAGTGATGGCGTTCGTGCCGAAAGTTGTGAGAACCATCGCCTCGGCCGTCGAG AGGCTCATCGTCCGCGACGGCGCGGCGCACGTGGTGGTGCCGGGGAACCCGCCGATCGGGTGCTCGCCCGCGCTCCTCACCCTGCTCCGGCCGAGGAGCCCCAGCGCGGCGGCGGACTACGACCGCATCGGCTGCCTGCGCGGCGTCAACGACGTGGCCAGGCACCACAACGCGCTGCTCCACGCGGCCGTGGGCGGGCTCAGGGCGAAGCACCCCAAGGCCACCATCATCTTCGCCGACTTCTACACCCCGGTCCGGCAAATCCTCGAAAACCCCAGCCAATTCG GTGTGGTGAGTGACGTTCTCAAGGCGTGCTGCGGTACCGGCGGCGCCTACAACTGGAACGCCAGCGCCGTGTGCGGGATGCCGGGGGTGGCCGACTGCGCCAACCCGTCGGCGTACGTAAACTGGGACGGGGTGCACTTCACGGAGGCCGTCAACCGATACGTCGCCGAGGGGTGGCTCTACGGGCCCTACGCTGACCCGCCGATACTCAAAGCTATGCGGCCCTAG
- the LOC136514277 gene encoding GDSL esterase/lipase At5g45910-like isoform X2 — translation MALTPVIFLLALCLSSVVSSSSAGSPRLNFTSMFTLGDSYIDTGNFVIMAAPVIPVWIDKPPYGMTFFGRPTGRTSDGRAIIDFMAKAFGLPFLPASLGNSSDVSRGVNFAVGGATAIDVGFFERNKLVPFKLLNNSLDVQLGWFEDLRPSICNTTERSCGECFSKSLFVVGEFGVNDYTFILMANKTKSQVMAFVPKVVRTIASAVEVEAHRPRRRGARGGAGEPADRVLARAPHPAPAEEPQRGGGLRPHRLPARRQRRGQAPQRAAPRGRGRAQGEAPQGHHHLRRLLHPGPANPRKPQPIRCGE, via the exons ATGGCGCTCACGCCTGTCATCTTCCTCCTGGCATTGTGTCTCTCAAGCGTGGTGAGCAGCTCATCTGCAGGCTCGCCACGCCTCAACTTCACCTCCATGTTCACCCTTGGGGACTCGTACATCGACACCGGCAACTTCGTGATCATGGCGGCACCGGTGATCCCGGTGTGGATCGACAAGCCTCCCTACGGCATGACCTTCTTCGGCCGCCCCACAGGGCGCACCAGCGACGGAAGGGCCATCATAGATTTCATGG CCAAGGCGTTTGGGCTCCCGTTCCTCCCGGCTTCACTTGGGAACAGCTCGGACGTCTCGCGGGGCGTCAACTTCGCCGTGGGCGGCGCGACGGCGATCGACGTGGGCTTCTTCGAGAGGAACAAGCTGGTGCCGTTCAAGCTGCTGAACAACTCGCTGGACGTGCAGCTGGGCTGGTTCGAGGACCTCAGGCCGTCCATTTGCAACACCACGGAAA GGTCTTGTGGGGAATGTTTCAGCAAATCGCTCTTCGTCGTCGGGGAGTTTGGAGTGAACGACTACACCTTCATTCTGATGGCGAACAAGACCAAATCCCAAGTGATGGCGTTCGTGCCGAAAGTTGTGAGAACCATCGCCTCGGCCGTCGAGGTAG AGGCTCATCGTCCGCGACGGCGCGGCGCACGTGGTGGTGCCGGGGAACCCGCCGATCGGGTGCTCGCCCGCGCTCCTCACCCTGCTCCGGCCGAGGAGCCCCAGCGCGGCGGCGGACTACGACCGCATCGGCTGCCTGCGCGGCGTCAACGACGTGGCCAGGCACCACAACGCGCTGCTCCACGCGGCCGTGGGCGGGCTCAGGGCGAAGCACCCCAAGGCCACCATCATCTTCGCCGACTTCTACACCCCGGTCCGGCAAATCCTCGAAAACCCCAGCCAATTCG GTGTGGTGAGTGA